From a region of the Primulina eburnea isolate SZY01 chromosome 7, ASM2296580v1, whole genome shotgun sequence genome:
- the LOC140836795 gene encoding equilibrative nucleotide transporter 3-like isoform X3, translated as MGDVVPADVASPTRLEGKTMAIVYCWFFGLGSLVSWNSMLTISDYYYALFPDYHPSRVLTLVYQPFAFGTMAILAFYEAKIDTRKRNIFGYILFCLSTFGLLIIDLATSGRGGIGNYLGICVLVAAFGVADAHVQGGMVGDLSFMCPEFIQSFFAGLAASGALTSGLRLITKAAFDKTNHGLRKGVVLFLAISTFLEFLCIFLYAFVFAKLPIVKHFRRKAALEGSTTVAADLAAAGIRTSHSGNDDAKQERLSNKQLLMQNIDYAIDLYLIYVLTLSIFPGFLYENTGTHKLGSWYAVVLVAMYNVWDLIGRYIPLIECIKLESRKGLMIAILSRFALIPAFYFTAKYGDQGWMIFLVSFLGLTNGHLTVCVLTAAPKGYKAPEQNALGNLLVLFLLGGIFSGVALDWLWIIGNGTF; from the exons ATGGGTGATGTTGTGCCGGCCGATGTTGCGAGTCCCACCAGGCTTGAG GGGAAAACTATGGCAATTGTGTACTGTTGGTTTTTTGGACTGGGATCTCTTGTCTCTTGGAATAGTATGCTAACAATCTCAGATTACTACTATGCGTTGTTCCCG GATTACCATCCTTCCAGAGTACTTACCCTCGTTTATCAACCGTTTGCCTTTGGTACAATGGCAATACTTGCTTTTTACGAGGCGAAAATAGATACAAGGAAGCGTAACATTTTCGGATACATTCTTTTCTGCTTGAGTACCTTTGGGCTTCTAATT ATAGATTTAGCGACATCTGGAAGAGGGGGCATTGGGAATTATCTAGGGATTTGTGTTCTTGTTGCTGCATTTGGAGTTGCAGATGCTCATGTTCAAGGTGGAATGGTTGGAGATTTATCTTTCATGTGCCCCGAATTCATCCAA TCATTCTTTGCTGGTTTGGCTGCATCAGGGGCTTTAACTTCTGGTTTGAGGCTAATTACCAAAGCAGCTTTTGATAAAACAAATCATGGTCTCCGTAAGGGTGTCG TGTTGTTTCTTGCTATCTCAACTTTCCTAGAGTTCCTATGTATTTTCCTATACGCCTTTGTCTTTGCCAAACTACCGATCGTCAAACACTTCCGGAGAAAGGCTGCTTTAGAAGGATCTACAACAGTTGCAGCTGATCTTGCTGCGGCTGGGATTCGAACCAGtcacagcggaaat GATGATGCTAAACAAGAGAGGCTAAGTAACAAGCAATTATTGATGCAGAACATTGATTATGCAATCGACCTCTATTTGATCTATGTCCTCACATTATCAATTTTTCCCGGATTCTTGTATGAAAACACCGGTACTCACAAACTGGGATCTTG GTACGCAGTTGTTCTCGTAGCAATGTACAACGTGTGGGATCTCATTGGAAGATACATCCCTCTTATTGAATGCATTAAACTGGAATCACGAAAAGGTCTGATGATTGCAATACTATCACGGTTCGCCCTTATTCCTGCTTTCTACTTCACAGCAAAGTATGGGGACCAGGGATGGATGATTTTCCTCGTATCATTTCTCGGATTAACAAACGGACATCTCACTGTTTGTGTCCTCACAGCTGCTCCAAAGGGCTACAAA GCACCAGAGCAGAATGCATTGGGTAATTTGCTGGTGTTATTTCTTCTTGGGGGCATATTTTCAGGGGTTGCTCTCGACTGGCTGTGGATTATAGGTAATGGGACTTTCTAA
- the LOC140836795 gene encoding equilibrative nucleotide transporter 3-like isoform X2, which translates to MATEYKSCVFGRQPFVGREGATMGDVVPADVASPTRLEGKTMAIVYCWFFGLGSLVSWNSMLTISDYYYALFPDYHPSRVLTLVYQPFAFGTMAILAFYEAKIDTRKRNIFGYILFCLSTFGLLIIDLATSGRGGIGNYLGICVLVAAFGVADAHVQGGMVGDLSFMCPEFIQSFFAGLAASGALTSGLRLITKAAFDKTNHGLRKGVVLFLAISTFLEFLCIFLYAFVFAKLPIVKHFRRKAALEGSTTVAADLAAAGIRTSHSGNDDAKQERLSNKQLLMQNIDYAIDLYLIYVLTLSIFPGFLYENTGTHKLGSWYAVVLVAMYNVWDLIGRYIPLIECIKLESRKGLMIAILSRFALIPAFYFTAKYGDQGWMIFLVSFLGLTNGHLTVCVLTAAPKGYKAPEQNALGNLLVLFLLGGIFSGVALDWLWIIGNGTF; encoded by the exons ATG GCGACTGAGTATAAAAGTTGCGTTTTTGGAAGACAGCCATTTGTGGGAAG AGAAGGGGCCACAATGGGTGATGTTGTGCCGGCCGATGTTGCGAGTCCCACCAGGCTTGAG GGGAAAACTATGGCAATTGTGTACTGTTGGTTTTTTGGACTGGGATCTCTTGTCTCTTGGAATAGTATGCTAACAATCTCAGATTACTACTATGCGTTGTTCCCG GATTACCATCCTTCCAGAGTACTTACCCTCGTTTATCAACCGTTTGCCTTTGGTACAATGGCAATACTTGCTTTTTACGAGGCGAAAATAGATACAAGGAAGCGTAACATTTTCGGATACATTCTTTTCTGCTTGAGTACCTTTGGGCTTCTAATT ATAGATTTAGCGACATCTGGAAGAGGGGGCATTGGGAATTATCTAGGGATTTGTGTTCTTGTTGCTGCATTTGGAGTTGCAGATGCTCATGTTCAAGGTGGAATGGTTGGAGATTTATCTTTCATGTGCCCCGAATTCATCCAA TCATTCTTTGCTGGTTTGGCTGCATCAGGGGCTTTAACTTCTGGTTTGAGGCTAATTACCAAAGCAGCTTTTGATAAAACAAATCATGGTCTCCGTAAGGGTGTCG TGTTGTTTCTTGCTATCTCAACTTTCCTAGAGTTCCTATGTATTTTCCTATACGCCTTTGTCTTTGCCAAACTACCGATCGTCAAACACTTCCGGAGAAAGGCTGCTTTAGAAGGATCTACAACAGTTGCAGCTGATCTTGCTGCGGCTGGGATTCGAACCAGtcacagcggaaat GATGATGCTAAACAAGAGAGGCTAAGTAACAAGCAATTATTGATGCAGAACATTGATTATGCAATCGACCTCTATTTGATCTATGTCCTCACATTATCAATTTTTCCCGGATTCTTGTATGAAAACACCGGTACTCACAAACTGGGATCTTG GTACGCAGTTGTTCTCGTAGCAATGTACAACGTGTGGGATCTCATTGGAAGATACATCCCTCTTATTGAATGCATTAAACTGGAATCACGAAAAGGTCTGATGATTGCAATACTATCACGGTTCGCCCTTATTCCTGCTTTCTACTTCACAGCAAAGTATGGGGACCAGGGATGGATGATTTTCCTCGTATCATTTCTCGGATTAACAAACGGACATCTCACTGTTTGTGTCCTCACAGCTGCTCCAAAGGGCTACAAA GCACCAGAGCAGAATGCATTGGGTAATTTGCTGGTGTTATTTCTTCTTGGGGGCATATTTTCAGGGGTTGCTCTCGACTGGCTGTGGATTATAGGTAATGGGACTTTCTAA
- the LOC140836032 gene encoding putative cyclin-D6-1, whose translation MELDLQDPLTIQQYDGVSSLFANESEHMPCLIAFQSSESRFTIRSRALALISHAKFSYNLDPWLVYLAVNYMDRFISKHETLEKRPWISHILVVACLSLAAKMRNSDLSAILADLSREEGFEFDSRSVQRMETIILATLQWRMRSITPFSLLRYFISFFEIEDSSLTQALTHRASDIIFDVQHVLKISEHNPSTTAASALLCAIQDLMPQSFSSSLSAISSCEYLDKDRLLECLGLMQEIATAGCEPSPHTTVSSTSTPTSVLDRQCTSSGGHTGSKFPHN comes from the exons ATGGAACTGGATCTTCAGGATCCATTGACAATCCAGCAATACGACGGCGTTTCGTCGCTCTTCGCCAATGAGTCCGAACACATGCCCTGTCTGATCGCCTTCCAATCCTCCGAATCAAGATTTACAATTCGCAGCCGTGCTCTCGCTCTCATATCTCAC GCGAAATTCTCATATAATTTAGATCCATGGTTAGTATACCTAGCTGTGAATTACATGGACCGGTTCATATCTAAACATGAAACTCTG GAGAAAAGGCCATGGATTTCGCACATTTTGGTTGTTGCATGCCTTTCACTTGCTGCGAAAATGAGGAACTCTGATTTATCAGCTATCCTCGCCGATTTATCG AGGGAAGAAGGCTTCGAGTTTGATTCACGATCGGTTCAAAGAATGGAAACCATTATTTTAGCGACTCTGCAATGGAGGATGCGATCTATCACCCCTTTCTCCTTACTTCGCTATTTCATTTCCTTTTTCGAGATCGAAGACTCGTCGTTAACTCAAGCTCTCACACACAGAGCTTCAGATATCATTTTCGACGTTCAacatg tgttgaagatttcagaGCACAATCCTTCGACAACTGCAGCTTCAGCTCTTCTCTGCGCCATTCAGGACTTGATGCCGCAGAGTTTTTCTTCTTCCTTATCCGCGATTTCTTCATGTGAATATTTGGACAAA GATAGACTGTTGGAATGCTTGGGTTTGATGCAGGAGATAGCGACGGCGGGTTGTGAGCCAAGTCCTCACACAACGGTGAGTTCTACTTCGACACCGACAAGTGTCCTCGACCGGCAATGCACAAGCTCCGGAGGCCATACCGGTTCAAAATTTCCTCacaattaa
- the LOC140836795 gene encoding equilibrative nucleotide transporter 3-like isoform X1: MATEYKSCVFGRQPFVGSLREGATMGDVVPADVASPTRLEGKTMAIVYCWFFGLGSLVSWNSMLTISDYYYALFPDYHPSRVLTLVYQPFAFGTMAILAFYEAKIDTRKRNIFGYILFCLSTFGLLIIDLATSGRGGIGNYLGICVLVAAFGVADAHVQGGMVGDLSFMCPEFIQSFFAGLAASGALTSGLRLITKAAFDKTNHGLRKGVVLFLAISTFLEFLCIFLYAFVFAKLPIVKHFRRKAALEGSTTVAADLAAAGIRTSHSGNDDAKQERLSNKQLLMQNIDYAIDLYLIYVLTLSIFPGFLYENTGTHKLGSWYAVVLVAMYNVWDLIGRYIPLIECIKLESRKGLMIAILSRFALIPAFYFTAKYGDQGWMIFLVSFLGLTNGHLTVCVLTAAPKGYKAPEQNALGNLLVLFLLGGIFSGVALDWLWIIGNGTF; this comes from the exons ATG GCGACTGAGTATAAAAGTTGCGTTTTTGGAAGACAGCCATTTGTGGGAAG TTTAAGAGAAGGGGCCACAATGGGTGATGTTGTGCCGGCCGATGTTGCGAGTCCCACCAGGCTTGAG GGGAAAACTATGGCAATTGTGTACTGTTGGTTTTTTGGACTGGGATCTCTTGTCTCTTGGAATAGTATGCTAACAATCTCAGATTACTACTATGCGTTGTTCCCG GATTACCATCCTTCCAGAGTACTTACCCTCGTTTATCAACCGTTTGCCTTTGGTACAATGGCAATACTTGCTTTTTACGAGGCGAAAATAGATACAAGGAAGCGTAACATTTTCGGATACATTCTTTTCTGCTTGAGTACCTTTGGGCTTCTAATT ATAGATTTAGCGACATCTGGAAGAGGGGGCATTGGGAATTATCTAGGGATTTGTGTTCTTGTTGCTGCATTTGGAGTTGCAGATGCTCATGTTCAAGGTGGAATGGTTGGAGATTTATCTTTCATGTGCCCCGAATTCATCCAA TCATTCTTTGCTGGTTTGGCTGCATCAGGGGCTTTAACTTCTGGTTTGAGGCTAATTACCAAAGCAGCTTTTGATAAAACAAATCATGGTCTCCGTAAGGGTGTCG TGTTGTTTCTTGCTATCTCAACTTTCCTAGAGTTCCTATGTATTTTCCTATACGCCTTTGTCTTTGCCAAACTACCGATCGTCAAACACTTCCGGAGAAAGGCTGCTTTAGAAGGATCTACAACAGTTGCAGCTGATCTTGCTGCGGCTGGGATTCGAACCAGtcacagcggaaat GATGATGCTAAACAAGAGAGGCTAAGTAACAAGCAATTATTGATGCAGAACATTGATTATGCAATCGACCTCTATTTGATCTATGTCCTCACATTATCAATTTTTCCCGGATTCTTGTATGAAAACACCGGTACTCACAAACTGGGATCTTG GTACGCAGTTGTTCTCGTAGCAATGTACAACGTGTGGGATCTCATTGGAAGATACATCCCTCTTATTGAATGCATTAAACTGGAATCACGAAAAGGTCTGATGATTGCAATACTATCACGGTTCGCCCTTATTCCTGCTTTCTACTTCACAGCAAAGTATGGGGACCAGGGATGGATGATTTTCCTCGTATCATTTCTCGGATTAACAAACGGACATCTCACTGTTTGTGTCCTCACAGCTGCTCCAAAGGGCTACAAA GCACCAGAGCAGAATGCATTGGGTAATTTGCTGGTGTTATTTCTTCTTGGGGGCATATTTTCAGGGGTTGCTCTCGACTGGCTGTGGATTATAGGTAATGGGACTTTCTAA